agcTGAACCTTTAATTAACCCATTATCCATACAGGATTTGAAATACCAGATTCGGTGCACCATTCTAATGTGATGTCCTTTATAAAGTGTTTAAAAGGTGGAACTAAGGCTTTATTAATAGGTAATGAATTGTTTACACATGCTTTATAGATCCGTTcattaacaagaaaaaaaacaagctcgCTGGCTGAGTCACTAATTAAATTAGAATTAATAGTCATTAATAAGGGTATAAAAGAGTGTATCACTTTCTGTTAAGGGTTCTTAAAATAACCTAAGTCTGCAGttgtacatttaaataatttgttaATAAATTAATTATGGTCCAGCTGCTCTGCAgttcttttaaagaaaaaaaaaatcaaaacaatccATTGGCCTATGTCTTCCTGATGAATAAAAGAGATACAAACACCATGCAaacacaacctggcaaccctaCGGTTGTTCATATTAATGGCTTAAAATTGTTATTTGAAGCATTAGCAAATCATTTATCATCTACAAGCCATTAGCTACTATGTATAAACACTATATGTTGCAGTTTGTTATCAGAGTCATTGTCTATGAAAGATTATACAGCATATTAGAATCGCCATAGATAGAATTGCCTGTATTGTTGCACCATAATCATTGTGGTCAACATATGCCTTCATACTGTGATATGGTATTGTGAGTTACTCTAACACCCATGCCTAGTCATTATCACATATTGATCAAACCTGTAGTTACACTATAGTTTTCACAGTAACACTCTAGGCTACCACAGAGCAAGAGAGAAAACGAGCTTAAAACTGACTGCTTGCATTAAAAAATCAGTCTACCAGACATCCAGGGGTGCCAAGCAAAATTACGAATAGGTGATTCCTTTAGATGTCTAGGTTAGCACAGTGGTAGACACATAGGTTCCATTAGAACATTAGAACATTAGGAAAGAGTCAGGTTTGGTTTAGGACCGTAAATCTCTGATATTTGCCCACACCTCTGGGAGTGGTGCGCCAGCCTCAGGTGCCACAGCGCCCGGTTGAgatgctgctgctcctgctgctcctgcGCACCAGCGCTCAGATGCCCGTTGCTCAACTGATCCCCATCGCCGCATCCAGCTGAGCCGGTCTCTGTCACGGAGGAGAGGTTGCAGAAGTGGTCGGCTAGGAACCCGATGGGATCGTCCGATCTGGCCTCCACCATCTTGAGGATGGCCCCGCGGAGCAGTTCTCCCACCCCTGCCTGCGACAGAAACTCCCTGTCGCTGTCCGATTTGGTGGCTTTGCTCTCGGGCATCCCTGGAGGAGTAGCCCCGGACCGGCGCTTCTCCTTGTCTGCCATAGCTGATGACGTACCGTGTCGCAGCAGCGGTAGGCGGCAGCGGAAGTGATTTAATGCCGGTCGAAAGACAGGAAACGGACCAGTTATATCAGTTGATGTTGATTGTCCATACCGTAAGAAATAATTGCACTATACGATGATTTAAAACAGCCGAGAGCCCCAAAACAAAAGACGTGTCTACTGTCTACAAAATCACTCAGCTCTGTTGGTCTGGTTGCTAGGGACGCTGTCTCACGGGATTGTGTGCGTCAGGCGTCAAGTAGTCCGTGCAGGGGCGTGCGTAGAGATTCTGAACCCGGATAGGGCTGGGCCCCTGTAAATTCCCTTTCCTCCCACTCCTCCTCTATTCTACAGTTTTTATTTGATAAATTGAAGAATATGGAATAAACATGAAGCTGAAGTGtactaaaagttgtgttttaGTGGTGCATAGCCTTATCTCAAACATGAAATAACCAACCAGATGTCATACAGTCCTGTAGGCTACAGGAGAAAACAGCCAGTTACTGGCTGTTTTCTCCTGTTGGTAATCTAGCCTTGTCCCACTTGACATTAAGCCGACTGGATAATTTGTAGGTCTTCTCTACCTTTTATACTACCAACAATGGCTCCATGTGTGCATTAGAGCTTGACATCATACAATACCTGAGATTCAATAACAAAACATACCAAACCAGAACTTGTTTCCGATATCTTACTTTGAGGATGAGGTATATGTAAGTTACCGTTCCTAAATTTGTCTAAACACAAGAAGAACTGTGCCCAAATACAATACCAATAAAATGTAGCATTTCAAATAAATCAGAATCTGATTAAAGAATAGATGTaaacaaattacaatttacCAGATATTCAGTACCAGCACACCAGTTTTTTTATACTCGAGACACATTTTAGTCAAAACTAAATCATTGACTATCTgctctttatttgtcatttctcATTaccatgtttttatatatagtaGTGTCATATGCTTGTCTTTACTATAATAGCTATTATCGATTCACGGAAATAAAGCACATTTGAACTTGAGATGGCTCAATAGGAGGAAAGGTGAAAAAGACCAACACAAAAATGAATGCCTCAGATATGTTAAGTTCAAATAATATGTAAAGGTTTATTGTATATAGCCCATGTTACTCAATGACAAAATAGTCAAAACTGCatccatgttttaaaaaatgtatcttcaAACAAAAACGTATGGATAGCTACAGTAAAGCAGTGATAAGAcaataacacaaaatacagtaagTTAAAAAGATGACCCTCATTCATCAAACAACAGATATTGCTTCATCGTTAGTTTTTTCACAGCTGCAAGATTAGTATCACATTTGCTTGTTAAACATATGGACCTATGCCTAAGAACTATACTGTACAATTGTATTCCACATATGCATTGCACCTGGATAACTTCTTGACTATATTGATACAAACAAAGATGcatttactttatatatatttgaacAAAATAGCCTGCTTTGAACAATGTTCCACTGTGTGGGGATTAATGTAGTCTAGGGGCTTCATATTAGGCCTCTGTTGTTGCTCAGTAGCTATAGCAGAACTGCATGTATGACATGTAAATGTTGCAGCACCACGCCATTGTTTAATAGGCCAAGACTTGATTAATACCTAGGATTTTAAATGCATCTTACATTAATGTCAAGTTTACTCTGCAAAGTTGTCAAAGTTGTTATTTTCGCAACGATAGATCAATAAGGGCCTTTGTTCTTGTTATACATGGTGTCTATTGTACTGCCAATTGTATTGTACGATTGTATTAAGTTTTAGTTCCATTTTGTTTCCAAAGCAGCCACATTGCCATTGATGCCAGAGGTATGTGGATGCAGGAAGTTTCTCTGCAGCTTGTGCTCCAGCAGCATGTGGTTCTGAGGAGGAAGGCCAAGGCACGCTCTGAAAAAGACAAGGAGGGAGATTGTACTCAACTTCTTCaacaaaacacaagacttttacaCCTATATGCAACCCTTAAACGTGGGGAAAATGTGTGGTAATGCAATCTAGGTAATGAAACCAAAGCCTTGTTCAAACCTCATGATATTTAGTATGCAGGCCCTCTGGCGGAAAAAGGCGTTGATGACCGGTGTCCCTGATGGGACCAGGGGGGCCTTGCAGAGGAAGGAGAGCACTGCTAAGACACTGTGGAAAGACAGGAAGTCCTCCTCCCCCTGGGGTCGGACAGTCACACGCTGACAAAGCTCTGTCAGGATCACCAGGTCCAGGATGATTGGGCTGGCTAGAAGAGAGTCCTGttgcaaagaaagaaagatgaggTGACAATGGTGCAATAGAGGGAGAAGGGGGTGGCTAAACACACATGTCTCAATAGATAGAACTCATACAACATAATGTAGTCCCTTGCACATGCAAGAATTGCATTTACCCTATAGCAGTGTCTTTCTAAACATTACCACTAGGAGTCCccaaatcaattttttttttttttttttttattctacacATTAAGGATTTTAATGCCAACTACACTGATGCAGATCCAATGACACCCCACTGTTTCaagtgttgttgctgttgttgaatCAATGAGTCAACCACTTAGGGTGAACTTACTAggtgttttagttttttgtaaatTCAGCATTTATTTGCTAGGAAAGAACATCTGaaatgtacatatttgtttgctttttccTTCTTACAGCCACTAATGTAAAGCATCTTTGTGTGACTGCAGAATCtttcaaaattatttttggtAGCTTAAGTTGTTTGTAGGAAAATGGGAAAATCCCAGGGAGAAACTGGTGCAGTAGATCAGTTTTTCAGCCAGATAACCGGAATAGATGTTAGGACTGATGGTGGACTAAAGCAGCTAGGAGAGTGAAACATGAAACAACTGTGTCAATGACATGAAGATGTCTCTTTAAATTAGCTCCACGACTTGTTAAGAACAATTAACAGTAAGCTCTGGCACTCCCGAGCCACTTCCTCCACAACTACTGTCAGATAAAagagaaaggttttgaacgTTGAGTTTAGCAAGCAAGTAGCAGTCTGGACTCTCACATTGAAAATTGTTCTAATAGGCTAGATGTTCCTGTTTCAGTTACATGTTTTACAGCAACAGAACTACTACGGATCACTGACCTCACAGGTGTTGTGCAGTGCGATGGTATTGGTCCCTCCCATCATTATTTCAGATGTGTATTCATCCATGGCACGCTTGCTGTCTCCCACATAGGGGACATACTTAATCACCACCTGAAATAACACCCAGAGACAGTTAATGAGTCTGACCAGTTGTTTTCAGCAAACGTCCATAAGGAGCTCATTAACTTTCTGTGTTTGAGTCACTTACACAGTGGTCAGGTTTTTCTCCAGGCTGGTACAATATGGGGTTTGACTGGACCATGTCATCCACCACGTTGCTCTTGGAGATCTCTTTGGAGCGGAACTGCTGTGGAGCCGACAGGTTCTTCCCATCATTGTTGCCGAGGTGATTGTAGCTGACAATGGCGGTCGGCTGTCAAGGGGAAGAGGAACTTATTCAAATGTCTTTGTTCAGAAAATACATGGTACTGTAAGCTTTAAGTTGGCATCTTTATTCTCTGGTAGGACAATCACAGTAGGGTGGCTGTGGCCCAGAGGTAGAGCGGGTCGTCCTTCAACCACAAGATTGATGACTTGGTTAGATCCCCGGCTCCCCCGGCCGCATGTCAAGACACTGCATCCTAATCTTAGGTGGGGTTAAACGCAAAAAATGGAATTTCACTACATTATACTATAAGATTGATTGTGCCAAATAAATGTGTGAATagaaatgtttatttcttctcACACTGTTGCTGTTGCTGAGGCTTCTTTCACTTTTTCCTTAAACAAACCAACAGTCTAAGGATAGAGGGTGatgtatgctgtacagattgtaaagccatttgaggcaaatttgtgattttgggctatataaataagtgATTGACCTAACTTAAGTTGTTAAATAGTATATTCCCATTTGATGCTTTCAAgtgtaaaatacaattatgggACCAGTATCAGTTCCTCATTTTAATGGACTAATTCACACTTTAATTCTGGTCTTAAATAGGAAAGATTGTTCTCAACCCCCCTATTTTAGTATTCTTAGCTTGTGTTTCTTTCTTAGAAACACAAGCCATGTGTTCTTAGCCATATTAGTAGCGACTCAGTCTTATTAGTATCAGATCATTACTTCATTGATCCCCCCCCTTCCTTCTATCCGTGCATTCTTTTTCTTACCTTGATACCTGAGCTGACCAGAAAGTCCACCAGCACTGACTTGATCTTGGTCTGACCGGATTTGAAGTCATCTCCTCCAATAAACACCCCTTTCTGCACGGCCAGCTCTATGACGCCTGGTACAAAAGTGTTCTGCGGGGAGCCGTTGATGTAGGCACAACCCTCCAGTATACTGGCCACTGCAAACAGAGTGGAGGGAGAAATCGCTGCTCCAGCCTAATGGATGTAGTAAAAACATAACTAGGTCAAAACCTATTATATGGCTGGGGCGTGAATGGTCAATATGCCTTATTGTGGCCAAGTTGTTATAGGGATAGTTAGTGGTGGTGTCTATGTGAATTTAAATATTACATTGTTATCTCTGCAATTGTGCTGTTACAGCAAACGTTTCGGAGCGTCGTTTAGTTTTTTCACGTGCAAGCAAATCTTGCAAGAAAATACACTGATAATCTATTATATACAATATCGACGACATTACATATGATATAATGGatctgattctgataaatgaTCAAATTTGAATCCCATGCTCGCCAATGCTTTTACATTTTCTGCTCCTCTCCCTGCTGTTCTTCTGGAGTTTTAATTACCCCGATTTTTACATGATGAAAAAAATCAAGACCTGCCCATCCAgtatatttatttagaaatagcTAAGTGTCACTGCAGGTTGTGATTCATTTGTCTGAAGCGAGATCGACAGAGAggagcaggcacacacacacacacacacacacacacacgcaatgtGTCCAATAAAGTTTGAAAAGGCAATGGCCAATGGGGAAACACCAACACTGACATCATCATAGTCATTCGACAATGACTGGAACATCCTCActcagtgacagagagacagagggacagagttTTGGGGTCGTAGGACTGGTCCTACGATCCTATGGTCCAGCCAAAAAGAGATAATGACCGTTACTGAGTGTATAAATATATTACAGCTTGACTCACAAGGTCCACATTTACCCTGATACTCTCTCCACATCATCTCTATAGCACATTCCTATTGCCCACTTCATGCCTATCTAAAATCGAGCTATTTGCTAAAGATCATAAGTCTGTGAAATAGACTATTATTGTTGCTGACAGTAGTACAAGCATGCTGAAGACAGGAGATAAAATATAAACTCACCCATGAGGGACAAATCATAATTTTCTAGCTGACTCattatgacatttcatttaCAAATCCACAGTGAAGTGCTAGCAGAGCTAATCTTTTCATCCTCTTAGctttattcatcactaaatggGATGGAGGATTACTGTTTGGTCCTCAGCATTAGAAAGAAATTAAAGTTGAATTCATGACTATCGACCAAAATCACAATTTAGGTTGGTTTCTAGGACAATTAAAGTTAATATAATGTCTACTGAAACCAACTTAAGGTTTTGCGTCTTTAAAAAGATACACTTCGAACCAAATTCTTCACGGCTCCTGCTCTCACCTGGATTGCAGCTAGCAGGTTCTCTGCAGTGTCATGGACCCCCGGTACGATATCACAGAAGCGCTCAGTGTTGGCGGTCCAAAGAACAATGATTTTGTCCACATTACTCGACTTCTGGAAGTCCCTTATGTCAGCTCTGATCTGCTCTACCTGGAAGACAATTTACGCTTTAGAtcagattaaaaataacatatAAAACACAACCTTAAATGAAATACATAGATGGAGAAGAGACTCCAGTTATCATAAATCTGCTAGTCAGTAGAACAAGTATTACCTGCTCCGCCATGCTCCCAGTAAGGATGTTGTCCGCCCGACTCTCTTGGTTCGCAGCAATGAATTCTGGGATACTGATTGACGGTCTGGGTTTCATGCGGCTCATGTGTGGCTGCAGTTGCTCTTGTAATGACCAGTCAAACACCTGAGCTCTCTCCATCGCGCTGCCAAGATCCATTGAAGAGATATCCCAgcctaaaaacacaaacaaaacaaaaaggtgcTGAATTCCTTTTGTATCTCTCATTTTCCAGAACTTACAGTGCAGGGGTGAGTCATCGCTTACATCTTATAATAGACTAAAGCAACTCTTTAAATACCTTGCCTGTTTAAGCTCTGCCCTTATGAAGTAACAGACTAGACTGCATCAGAGGACACCATACTGTAGAAGCACATCTCTAACCATCTTCACCTCATGAAGAGAATCCCCATGAAGCTGCCCTGGGCTCAGATTTTCCTGCTGTTAACACTGCTCTTACTTCACTTGCCCTCTTTAAGGAgaaatctggcgcaaaatgaacctaggggttaataacacatttgtacCGAGTTGAGCGTTctaccagttttagcgcaaaccgctaattagcttataacgctagtcgtcaggGCACTGGTAAAGTCAAAAGAAATCGccatttctataccactaacagtcaaacgacgaacgccgtgcttgatttatgttactggttacatgGTGTTCGACTGATCGTGaatgttttcccaagatggcgcctgcctgtatacgcgaacggtactgtctttataaactatgtttttaataaactgtctgtacacttacaaaagttgtcaatgcttcggtttacatatagggaccctcattatgctaccgtggaagtgtggtactattttgagccttgttagtggtatagaaatagggatttctttttactttaccagtgccctgacgactagcgttatatgctaattagcggtttgcgctaaaactggtcacattcgattagcatgaaaacatatcccagagaacggtcgactcggtataaatgtgttattaaccccaaggttcattttgcgccagatttctcctttaaagTGTCTTTTAGATGAAACGGTCAGGCATACTGGACTGCAGGCTGCAAAGTGCGTTTACCACTGCGACCACCAGCAGCCCTCATCCTGTCATGTTGCTTATACGTCAGCGGAAGAATTTGCCTGAACACAGAACTAGTGTCAAAACAATGCtttatattacacacacacttctcagtTTCTGCACCAGAGGTTAGACCTTGATCATCTGCAACTGCCCATACCATCAAAGACTATATCATTAGGGTGCACCATGGGTAGGAAGTCACAGAGGGGCACGTTGACCTCGCCCTCAAGGTCTGATCCCAGACAAATAGTAGACGCCTGCAAGAGGGAGCCGAAGTAGTTTGCTTTCTGAAGAAtttgggagaaaaagaagaaaaaacactgtGATTTCATTCCCTGTAAGTCATGTATAATCTTTGGTGGGTTTAAGGTTTATTACAAGTATATTAAATCCTTTAAATCTGAGAAAAATGGCTGAAATGGAAATCACAGGAACCAGCTCATAAAAGTAACAATGTATGCCCATATAAGGGGAAATCCTCAAGACCAGAGTCAGTTAAGCCCTTAACACTCTAATGAACATGTCAGCATAACCATCTTATAATGAGTTTCTACCACTGTATTTAAGGACAGTGGgctatatttataaaatatgacaaaGAAGGTTCTCTATTAGCTCCCTAGTGGTAGGCTAAGGTTTTCACATCAAAGTatagtttgtatttttttaaagaggaaTCGTTGTggtgtttgcatgttttagctGCATGCTTTATACAAGGATGGTCATTCCAAGCAGTTTCAGTGGTATGCAGTCATTTCAGTGCAATATGGAAAATCAACTTGCAGAAGGTTGCTTGAGAGGTTTACATATTCAAAGTTAGATACGTTACTGTCAAAGGGAAAGTGATTTGATATTTCACACTATACTGAAATTAATgtaaaccggcagctgataacATTTTGAATTTATTGAAAGGATTGCCCCCTGAGATGTAGCATCTCATTTTCAAGGGGGTCCTATATTCACTATTTGTTCACTCTTATTCACTATTTGTATGAGTGTACAGACGTGTTTGTGTCACTCCACCCACCTTCTCTCCAGTCTTGGTTCTCCAGGTGAGACCGAGCTTATTGGCCAGTACAGCTGCTGTGACTGTGGTCCCGTTGTTGCCTCCCCAGCCAACCAGCATCACACCCAGCCGGGGCACACGTCTCTCTGTACGAAATGTCAACTCGGTAGTGCGGGGGGTCACCTGTTGTTTATGGAGCAAAAATTAGAGGGAGACTGTacagatgacacacacagacgcatatgTAAAAAGAGCTGTATGTCAGAAAGGTCCACTTACTGTGACCGCGTTTCCCTCTCTGTGAACTGATGTGGTCTGGTAGGGATACTGAGACAcaatgtgtgtatctgtgtaccTCACATTTGGGCTGTTGATATGAACGTTGACAGACATGGCTGCAGAGACTGGGAAGAGAGAAAACTGAATTTGTCCTTCCTCTGTAGGTGGAAATGGCACTATGGGTAATGCATTTCCTCAACAGGTCACAACATGTTACcacattgtcttttgaaaaagGAAGAGCTACATTGTCCCTGGTCTTGCCTTGTCATGGTCAGGTGTGGTCATGCCTAACTTAACTGACAGAACTGTATTTTCTTAGCAATTCCTGCCAAACCATATTGGGCTACTTCTGTCAAATAAAAACGGAGAAACAGATAAGTTAACAAATGAATCGTTTATATGAACCTAAACTAAACCCGGAAAACCCCCTTACCTTCAAGGTTTGAGTTTTAATCTTGAGTTTTGTAGGGGTATAAATTTACAACGTTCGGGTCGgagatgaaataaaaataaaaaaaaataaggccGAAGTACGCACTCTCATCAACAGGTATAGTTGGTGCAATATTCTAGTGCGTAGGCCTACCTGGTGGCTTGGTGGTGAAGTGCAGCCATACTGTCATTCACGAGAGAATATGCTGCGTACTGCGTAGTTCTTCTGGAAAACACGTTTCTTTTAGCCATTACCATTTACCACTTACCTCGTAAATAGCCTACTAATTGCATATGCATAACTATGTAATATATAAAATGCATGAGCTGATTAGAACAATGGTTGTTGGCAATGCATTAGCGACCCCCACAGTTGCATGATTTTACTGCTTTCATTAATGCTAAAGCATGCTTACCTTCTTCCACTTCAAGTAAAAATGTATGTCAGTAACTTCGCTTAAATGAAGCCGGTCCCGGGGTGTCTCGCTGATAAGTAACTTCGCTTAAATGAAGCCGGTCCCGGGGTGTCTCGCTGATAATTCTTCGCCTGTTAAACTGGAAAGTTCCAGTCCCTTCCTTCGGAAGATGCCTGTAGTGCTTGTACGAGTGCGCAGTGCTCTCAAATGATGAGTATAATCATTTACGTACGGTCGACGTATTCAGTGCAAGTGCCAATCAGACTGCTCAGTCCCTCCTCTTACATAACACGCGAGGATGGAGAGGCTTGAGAACCGTTTGCAAACAAACCAATAATTCGCAGAAAAAGGGCTGGGTGTGTGCCCAGTCAGGTTCCCTCTGGGAGGGGCAGCATTCCTGCATAAATATATCATTACTCATGGTCGAAATCACAAAATTCAATAGAGAAGGACGAACAACAAATTGGAGAAGTGTGGCTAAAATATTTGCCCTATTGCAAATGTCAAAAAGTTACAGTTGGTGCTTTAAGTGCTGAACGAAACCCCTTTATAcaatcaatcaaccaatcaatcaatcaatcaatcaatcacttagctaatcaatcagtcaattgtatttgtcacaAGGTATTTACATTTGATACAATTACAGTGAAATGTAATTCCAacagctccttcaacttgtgcatgattcattaTAAAATGTAGGGtggagggggtgtgtgtgtgtgtgtgtgtgtgtgtgtgtgtgtgtgtgtgtgtgtgtgtgtgtgcagtcagGCGAGGCAGTGTCCTCATTCCACAACTGTCATGTCTGTCCATTCAGTATGGAGCTGGAGAAAGGAGGCTTAGCTTATTTTAGAATAAATACTGGGAGAGAAACAACTAGTCTGGCTCAATCTTAAACTCTaaaactcactaattaacacattgtaTCATTGTGGATGGAtaaaatgatgttcataaacaaccacaaaaacaaccacaaactGACAGATTTAATTCTTAAACAGTGTCCTCATTTAAGATCCTAGTGGCCTGAGGGTAGAAGCTCCTCCAGAGCCTCTCAGTGCTGGCCTGGTGTATCCGGTACCTTCTACCGGACCTCAACAGGGACAAAAGGCTGTTACCCAGGCGGTTTGGATCTTTCATGATTCTCCTAGCATTTTTGATTGCAACATCTGGTGTAAATATCATTTAGGCAGGGTAGGGTTCAGATGATCAAACCACTTTCTGCAGGGCCTTGTAGTCCTGTTCAGTGCCATTTCCGTACCAGTTACCCGTCAGGACGCTCTCAATTATGCAGGAGTAGATATTCCTCGGTATTTAAGGGGATCCCCGGAATTTCCTCAGGCGTCTGAGGTGAAACAGTCTCTGGCTTGCCTTTCTCACCACTCAGTAGGGTCAGAATGCAGCATCCAGGTCAGACCCTCACTGATGTGAACACCAAGGTACTTGAAGCTGTCC
This region of Sander vitreus isolate 19-12246 chromosome 20, sanVit1, whole genome shotgun sequence genomic DNA includes:
- the LOC144535253 gene encoding inositol-3-phosphate synthase 1-A-like isoform X1 gives rise to the protein MTVWLHFTTKPPVSAAMSVNVHINSPNVRYTDTHIVSQYPYQTTSVHREGNAVTVTPRTTELTFRTERRVPRLGVMLVGWGGNNGTTVTAAVLANKLGLTWRTKTGEKKANYFGSLLQASTICLGSDLEGEVNVPLCDFLPMVHPNDIVFDGWDISSMDLGSAMERAQVFDWSLQEQLQPHMSRMKPRPSISIPEFIAANQESRADNILTGSMAEQVEQIRADIRDFQKSSNVDKIIVLWTANTERFCDIVPGVHDTAENLLAAIQAGAAISPSTLFAVASILEGCAYINGSPQNTFVPGVIELAVQKGVFIGGDDFKSGQTKIKSVLVDFLVSSGIKPTAIVSYNHLGNNDGKNLSAPQQFRSKEISKSNVVDDMVQSNPILYQPGEKPDHCVVIKYVPYVGDSKRAMDEYTSEIMMGGTNTIALHNTCEDSLLASPIILDLVILTELCQRVTVRPQGEEDFLSFHSVLAVLSFLCKAPLVPSGTPVINAFFRQRACILNIMRACLGLPPQNHMLLEHKLQRNFLHPHTSGINGNVAALETKWN
- the LOC144535253 gene encoding inositol-3-phosphate synthase 1-A-like isoform X2, which produces MSVNVHINSPNVRYTDTHIVSQYPYQTTSVHREGNAVTVTPRTTELTFRTERRVPRLGVMLVGWGGNNGTTVTAAVLANKLGLTWRTKTGEKKANYFGSLLQASTICLGSDLEGEVNVPLCDFLPMVHPNDIVFDGWDISSMDLGSAMERAQVFDWSLQEQLQPHMSRMKPRPSISIPEFIAANQESRADNILTGSMAEQVEQIRADIRDFQKSSNVDKIIVLWTANTERFCDIVPGVHDTAENLLAAIQAGAAISPSTLFAVASILEGCAYINGSPQNTFVPGVIELAVQKGVFIGGDDFKSGQTKIKSVLVDFLVSSGIKPTAIVSYNHLGNNDGKNLSAPQQFRSKEISKSNVVDDMVQSNPILYQPGEKPDHCVVIKYVPYVGDSKRAMDEYTSEIMMGGTNTIALHNTCEDSLLASPIILDLVILTELCQRVTVRPQGEEDFLSFHSVLAVLSFLCKAPLVPSGTPVINAFFRQRACILNIMRACLGLPPQNHMLLEHKLQRNFLHPHTSGINGNVAALETKWN